The DNA region AAACTGAACTAAAAGAGCGATCGCAGCAAATGACCAATTAGTATTACCCCCAAGCAAAATTTCTCTCAGTCCAGCATGATCCCGAAAGGTAGCAGGTAATAAAGCGATCGCAACACCACTGACTAACCCAGCAAGTCCAATTCGCCAAGGTAAACTTAGGCGTAGTACGCGGCGGTTAATTGCTAAACTGGCAAGAATACCCTTATTAAACAGAATGCCTAGAAGTCCCGCCAGCACTCCTAAAATCAAGTAGAAAGGGATTTCTTGAGCGAAGAAAGTTGTATCGGGAAGACCTAAATTTAGATGATTTAGATCCAGATTGTGGCTACCATAGAGCCGAGAGATGACTGAAGCGATGAAAGAAGCCAAAATCGCAGTACCAAGAGTGATACCTGACACATCTTGGAGTAATTCTTCCACTACAAAAAGCACACCTGCGATCGGTGCATTAAAAGCTGCTGCTAACCCAGCTCCAGCTCCGGCGGCGATCAGTTGGCGACGATGCTCTGGTGAAGTCGGTGCCCAGTTACTAAGTTGATTTGCCAAGGCTGCCCCAATTTGGACAGTTGGCCCTTCCCTTCCTAAAGGCATTCCAGAACCCAGCACTAGTGTAGCGCTCACCAGCTTGACCAAAGCAATCCGCAGATTTAACGGCATTGGTACGCGAGCCAATACGGCTTTGACTTCAGACATTCCACTACCTGATGCTTCAGGTGCAAAGCGCTCGACTAGCCAACCAGCTAAAATTCCTCCTATCAGTCCAATGCCTGGTAGCACCAAGTAGGCAGGCCAAAGGTAAGAAATACGCACTCGCAATGCGCCTGCCCAATCCACTGCCTGTCCTAACAGAACTGCTGCTAGCCCAGAAACTAGACCAATCAGGCAAGCTTCCACGAAAGCCAAGCGCCTGGGTTGAACCAACTGACGGGAAAGCCTCAACCAGAGAATTTTACCCCTGGCTAACATATTTTTAGCAATCACTTGTCATCAATGAAGGTATATAAATGTCTGAAATGTCTTACCGTTCACCCTATCCATAGTGTTCCATAAAAAAATGAAATCAAAATGAAATTTTTCTGTACCTAAAGATAGATATGTGCAGTAGGTGATTGATGGGGAAGGCTCTGACGTAGTAGAGCGAGTATTTAGCCTTGGCGAAAAACATGACTTTTCGCGGTATTAGGTGCGTTCAAGAGACTGTTAGTTATAACATTATGCAGCGATCGCTCAATCATCAGAGAAGCGGCGCGACGTAAGCCTCAGTAGGGCAAAACGCACGTTGCATTCATATTAGCTCAACTTTGTCAACGGTTCAAATTAGCGGCAGCAAGTAAACTTAAACTCAGCACCAGTGCTTCTTAACTTTCTGCTGTATTTGAGTAGTCGAATGATAGCGATTTTATCTACCAGCCCTCAACACCTGTTCAGCCGTTAGTTTTAAATCTGGGAAAGTTAGAGAGACGATGGTCTGATTGCCTCGAAACTGCTGAATTTCATACTCCCCATTCATTAGCGTACAGATAGAGAGGGTGGGTTGTTTGGGCTTGCCAATGTGTCGAGTACCACCATTAGCTGCGTAGTCTGCAATCCAATATTCGGGAATGCCTAAAACCGCGTAGTCTTCAACCTTACGGGCATAATCATTTTGCCAGTTGCTACTAACAACTTCCGCCACAAATTTAATCGAACTGCCCAGTGTTAGGATTGATTGGTCAGACCAAAGCGGTTCTTTGATAAGTTCATCTGGATCGACAACTGCAACATCAGGTCGAAATGCTGTCATACCAGTGTTAGAAGGGCGCAATAGTCCTCGCTGAAGGACAAACCAAGGTAAGCCTGCTCCGTCGATTTGGACACAAATCTTTGTGGTAATGAAGGCTGCAACCTGTTCATGGAGACCTGTTGGTTCCAAGTCAAACACCTCTCCATCGATCAGTTCATAACGCTTATCGCCACTATAACAGGCGAGAAACTCATCAAAGCTGAGTGGCTTCTGTTGTATTGGTTGGTTGATCGCAATAGTCATAGGTCAACTTAGCCCAATCAATGCCTTCAGTCTACTATAGGAATTGTATTTGATTTTTGAGATTATCTAGGTGGCCGGGGAGTGGGGACTTGTACGTTGGTGCAGACTTAGACCAAATGTTAAATTTTCCAACATTAACTTTATAAGATTTGAACTTTCCATAAGTTCAGTAAAAAATGGAAATGTCCCTTTGCATATAAATGTAGGTGTCTAAACGTTCCTCTAAGCAGCGATTTCTTCTCTGTGAGACGCTAGGCGAACGGAAAGCTTCTCTGCCAGAGGTTCTGCCAAAGGAATCTGGCGCGAAAAAATCTAAACATCAAGGAAAAACTCAGAAGCGTCTGATTCAAACTTTATTTAAAAACGCTCATGATGCGATCGCCTTAATTGACGATCGCTTATGTTTGGTGGATATGAATATTGCTACAAGTGATTTACTCGGTTTATCACGTAAGCAACTCAAAGGGCAAGTTTTAGCTAATTTCATCACTGCCGAATTTGCTTGTCAACCCAACTCTCTTAGTTTTCCACCCGGACAATCATTGATGGGGGAACTGTTAGTTTCATCTTCTGCCCAGAACCAGCGAGAGATGGAGTATACCTTAATACCTAACGTCCTTCCCCACTGTCATCTGCTGCTATTACGAGACATTAGTCAGCGCCGGGAATCCATGCAGGCGGAATTACGACAGCAACAGCAACGGGTAGAACTATTTTCAGAAGTGACGCTGAAAATTCGCCAGTCGTTACAGCTAAAGGAAATTCTGCATACCACTGTTACGGAAGTGCAACGGATTCTGCAAGCCGATCGCGTGCTAATTTATCAGGTATTACCGGATGGTACAGGAAAAACCATCAGCGAAGCAGTTTTACCAGATTATCCCACACTGATGGATCTAGAATTTCCTGAAGAAGTTTTTCCCCAAGAGTATCAACAACTGTATGCTCACGGACGGGTACGTGCAACCGCAGATGTACACGATCCGGCGGCTGGCTTGGCAGATTGTTTGGTGGAATTTGTCGATCAATTCCAGATTAAAGCCAAATTAATTGTACCGATTGTG from Nostoc commune NIES-4072 includes:
- a CDS encoding Uma2 family endonuclease, whose product is MTIAINQPIQQKPLSFDEFLACYSGDKRYELIDGEVFDLEPTGLHEQVAAFITTKICVQIDGAGLPWFVLQRGLLRPSNTGMTAFRPDVAVVDPDELIKEPLWSDQSILTLGSSIKFVAEVVSSNWQNDYARKVEDYAVLGIPEYWIADYAANGGTRHIGKPKQPTLSICTLMNGEYEIQQFRGNQTIVSLTFPDLKLTAEQVLRAGR